Proteins co-encoded in one Zootoca vivipara chromosome 3, rZooViv1.1, whole genome shotgun sequence genomic window:
- the CAPN11 gene encoding calpain-11 translates to MMPFGGMAAKLEWNRLRAEGVGEHNNAIKYLGQDYETLKQQCLESGTLFEDPQFPAIPSVLGFKELGPNSSKTRGVRWMRPSEIVEDPQFIVGGATRTDICQGALGDCWLLAAIGSLTLNEELLHRVVPHGQSFQEDYAGIFHFQIWQFGEWVDVVIDDRLPTKDGELVFVHSAECQEFWSALLEKAYAKLNGSYEALSGGSTTEGFEDFTGGVAEMYDLKKPPRDLCRIITKALERGSLLGCSIDITSAFDMEAVTFKKLVKGHAYSVTGLKNVDYRGREEALIRIRNPWGQVEWTGAWSDSSSEWNEVDPDQREELQLKMEDGEFWMSFRDFLREFSRLEICNLTPDALTKDDMSRWHTTLFEGTWRRGSTAGGCRNHPATFWINPQFKIKLLEEDDDPDDNELACSFLVALMQKNRRKARRAGEDMHTIGFAVYEVPEENQGCQSIHLKKEFFLRNQSRARSETFINLREVSNHIRLPPGEYIIVPSTFEPHQEADFILRVFTEKQSDTQELDEEISADLPNEEEVSEDDVDENFKNMFRQLAGEDMEISVFELRTILNRVIARHKDLKTDGFSMDSCRNMVNLMDKDGSARLGLVEFQILWNKIRTWLNVFRQHDLDKSGTMSSYEMRLALETCGFKLDNKLHQVVVARYADESLGVDFDNFVCCLVKLETMFRFFNSFDPEGSGSAVMNLGEWLMFTMCG, encoded by the exons ATGATGCCTTTTGGAGGAATGGCTGCCAAACTAGAATGGAACCGTTTGCGGGCCGAGGGTGTGGGCGAGCACAACAATGCTATTAAGTACCTCGGCCAAGATTATGAGACCCTGAAGCAGCAATGTCTGGAGAGTGGCACCTTGTTCGAGGACCCCCAGTTTCCTGCCATTCCCTCAGTCCTTGGATTCAAGGAACTTGGGCCAAACTCTAGCAAAACACGCGGAGTTCGCTGGATGCGTCCTTCG GAAATTGTGGAGGACCCCCAGTTTATCGTTGGAGGTGCTACAAGGACAGATATCTGCCAGGGGGCTCTGG GTGACTGTTGGTTGCTAGCTGCTATTGGCTCCTTGACTCTCAATGAGGAACTTTTGCACAGGGTTGTACCCCATGGACAAAGCTTTCAGGAGGACTATGCAGGCATCTTTCACTTCCAG ATCTGGCAGTTTGGTGAGTGGGTGGATGTAGTGATTGACGATCGGCTGCCAACCAAGGATGGAGAGCTGGTGTTTGTGCACTCAGCAGAGTGCCAGGAGTTCTGGAGTGCTCTGCTGGAAAAAGCTTATGCCAA GCTGAACGGCTCTTATGAGGCCCTGTCGGGGGGCAGCACCACAGAGGGCTTTGAGGACTTCACAGGTGGCGTGGCAGAGATGTACGATCTCAAGAAGCCACCTCGCGACTTGTGCAGGATCATTACCAAGGCTCTTGAGAGGGGATCCCTGCTCGGCTGCTCCATTGAT ATCACAAGTGCATTTGACATGGAAGCCGTTACCTTCAAGAAACTGGTGAAGGGTCATGCCTATAGCGTCACAGGATTGAAGAAT GTGGACTATCGTGGCCGGGAGGAAGCGCTCATTCGCATAAGGAATCCCTGGGGTCAAGTTGAGTGGACTGGAGCCTGGAGTGATAG CTCTTCTGAGTGGAACGAAGTAGACCCTGATCAGAGGGAAGAACTGCAGCTGAAAATGGAAGATGGtgaattctg GATGTCTTTTCGAGACTTTTTACGTGAGTTTTCCAGGCTGGAGATCTGCAACCTCACCCCCGATGCTCTGACCAAGGATGACATGAGCAGATGGCACACCACCCTGTTTGAGGGCACCTGGCGCCGAGGCAGTACAGCAGGAGGCTGCAGGAACCACCCAG cTACATTCTGGATTAACCCCCAGTTCAAAATCAAGCTCTTGGAAGAGGACGATGACCCAGACGACAATGAATTGGCTTGCAGCTTCTTAGTGGCCTTGATGCAAAAGAACCGGCGGAAAGCACGTCGAGCTGGGGAAGACATGCACACCATTGGCTTTGCAGTCTATGAG gTTCCTGAGGAG AACCAGGGCTGCCAGAGTATTCACCTGAAGAAGGAATTCTTCCTGAGGAACCAGTCTCGGGCGCGCTCAGAGACCTTCATCAACCTGCGGGAGGTGAGCAACCACATCCGCCTGCCCCCTGGCGAGTACATCATCGTGCCCTCCACCTTTGAGCCTCACCAGGAAGCAGACTTCATCCTGCGCGTCTTCACGGAGAAGCAGTCAGACACACA GGAGCTGGATGAGGAGATCAGCGCAGATCTGCCTAATGAG GAAGAGGTATCTGAGGATGACGTGGACGAAAACTTCAAGAACATGTTCCGGCAGCTTGCAGGAGAG gACATGGAAATCAGCGTCTTTGAGCTCCGAACCATTCTGAACAGAGTCATTGCCAGAC ACAAAGATCTGAAGACGGATGGGTTCAGCATGGATTCTTGCCGTAACATGGTCAACCTGATGGAT AAAGATGGCAGTGCTCGTCTGGGCCTTGTGGAGTTTCAGATTTTGTGGAACAAGATTAGGACTTGGCTG AATGTCTTTCGCCAGCATGACCTGGACAAGTCAGGCACTATGAGCTCTTATGAGATGCGTCTGGCTTTGGAAACATGTG GCTTCAAACTGGACAACAAGTTGCACCAAGTGGTGGTAGCACGTTATGCCGACGAGTCACTGGGCGTGGACTTTGATAACTTTGTCTGTTGCTTAGTCAAGTTGGAGACAATGTTCA GATTCTTCAATAGCTTTGATCCCGAAGGCAGTGGGAGTGCTGTGATGAACCTTGGCGAG TGGCTGATGTTCACAATGTGCGGCTAA